One genomic region from Pseudoduganella lutea encodes:
- a CDS encoding DUF6968 family protein — MGTPIVSRDCQVQAPEGPAFFTRVGVQQPVQKDGKWWECKLSLPGILEDDRVAFGVDEWDALQAGMQLVWIELDHKAKTGWQFSWWNGETTDVDQLLPQWGRELRPC, encoded by the coding sequence ATGGGTACGCCGATCGTAAGTAGAGATTGCCAAGTGCAGGCGCCGGAAGGCCCGGCGTTCTTTACAAGAGTGGGCGTACAGCAGCCCGTGCAGAAAGACGGCAAATGGTGGGAATGTAAGCTGAGCTTACCCGGCATACTTGAGGACGATCGTGTCGCATTTGGCGTCGACGAGTGGGACGCGCTGCAAGCAGGGATGCAATTGGTATGGATCGAACTTGATCATAAGGCAAAGACTGGATGGCAATTCTCGTGGTGGAACGGCGAGACTACCGATGTCGATCAGCTACTGCCTCAGTGGGGTCGAGAGTTGCGGCCTTGTTAG
- a CDS encoding TraB/GumN family protein, translated as MSKGFLFFQSWLVSELNSGNAVVAVGAAHLPGPDGLVSLLTQAGYRIRPTRIPGRSTP; from the coding sequence ATGTCAAAGGGTTTTCTGTTTTTTCAGTCATGGCTGGTTTCCGAGCTGAATTCTGGGAATGCTGTGGTTGCTGTCGGTGCTGCACATCTGCCTGGACCCGATGGGCTTGTTAGCCTGCTGACCCAGGCGGGTTACCGCATACGCCCCACGAGGATACCAGGCCGATCTACCCCTTGA
- a CDS encoding H-NS histone family protein — protein MWPGNLSDGKLVDIIEKGRKMASYQEIKAKIAELERQAEELRRAEREGAIQKIRELMQNHGLSVQDLAGSTKKQPKKDRSPVAAKYRDPKSGATWTGRGRAPLWLNGRSKDDFLIKD, from the coding sequence GTGTGGCCAGGAAATTTAAGCGATGGTAAATTAGTCGATATCATCGAAAAAGGAAGAAAAATGGCTAGTTATCAGGAAATCAAAGCAAAGATCGCCGAATTAGAACGCCAGGCGGAAGAATTACGCCGCGCGGAGCGAGAGGGCGCGATCCAGAAAATTCGCGAATTGATGCAGAATCACGGTCTATCTGTACAGGACTTGGCGGGTAGTACCAAGAAGCAGCCGAAGAAGGATCGTTCGCCTGTGGCGGCCAAATACCGTGATCCCAAGTCAGGCGCAACGTGGACCGGACGTGGTCGTGCTCCACTTTGGTTGAATGGCCGAAGTAAAGACGATTTTCTGATCAAAGATTAA
- a CDS encoding GNAT family N-acetyltransferase has product MKMIEFDQVSKEELVTFISENFDRFDSERTPGFPENMLFDLESDSFQFFRNPNGFAIAFTGRPTEVELMFLYVRRSAEGQGIGTQLIDSVKHMAAGLPVTLKCEGSDREAYFRGRGFKAVMQVSKDRFCMQWLPANQSI; this is encoded by the coding sequence ATGAAAATGATTGAGTTTGATCAGGTATCTAAAGAGGAACTGGTGACTTTTATCTCGGAAAATTTTGATCGTTTCGACAGCGAAAGAACACCAGGATTCCCGGAGAACATGCTTTTCGACTTAGAGAGCGACTCCTTCCAGTTCTTCCGCAACCCAAACGGATTCGCGATTGCGTTCACAGGAAGACCAACCGAAGTCGAGCTGATGTTCTTGTACGTGCGAAGGTCGGCAGAAGGGCAAGGGATAGGGACGCAACTAATCGATAGTGTGAAGCACATGGCAGCAGGGCTCCCGGTTACGCTCAAATGTGAAGGATCCGACCGAGAAGCGTATTTTCGGGGGCGTGGATTTAAAGCTGTTATGCAGGTATCGAAGGACCGCTTCTGCATGCAGTGGCTACCTGCAAATCAGTCGATCTAA